Part of the Brassica oleracea var. oleracea cultivar TO1000 chromosome C8, BOL, whole genome shotgun sequence genome is shown below.
ATATTTTACAAAAATTAAATTAAATAAATATTTTTTTAAAATAAAAATATAATCTGCGGGTTCCGTGGGTTACCCGCAAAATTAAGCGGGGCGAGTGCGGGTACAAATTTATTTGTTCGCGGGTTGTGCGGATCTGATTTTTTGACAAAAAAAAAAAATTTGTAACCCGGGGGTTGGCGGGTCAGCGGGGCGGGTTTGACCCGCAACCCAGCCCGACCTTTAATCATTTCGAATTTAGCCGACATCTCTACTCTTGTGTATACATATTTTCCCGTTCGTTTATACCGTTGGAATGTTTCATATGGATATATTATTCGTTTAACTAAGTTTTTTTTTGACAAATTATTTGTTTAACTAAGTTGGTAGTTCTTTGTGTATCTTTTGTTGGATGCAAGACTCATTGCATTTTTTAACAAAAAACCTACGTGTATTAATGTATTATTAGTTCTCTTTCTAGAAACATATTGCTAGCTATAAAGATGAAAATTAGTGGATAAATATTAAAAGATGGAGCAAAGTATGGACTATGGAGACGTGCACTGGAAATGAAGCAAAGTGTACATCTACCAAATCCTCTAGATTGAGGGCAGAAGTTTGAAGAGCCAGTCTCCTATTCACAATCACACTATATACACACATGTGTATATATTGTATCTTTATATTATTCTATTTTACACACGCACAATGTTATACATATACATATTTGTGTATCTTTGTAATGAAGAAGCAGGCAACATCTTTCATACTCTTAAAGTAGACGTGGACATGTTAATGTCTCATTGCCTATAGGTATTTTTAAGCACCTAACAGCCTCTTGCCTTATATTGACCAACTTGTTCATATCAGTCTCCATCCTTTATCTTCCATTTTCAGCATGCTATTTCACAAATGTGACAAAAAGAAAAGAAAAGAAAATGCAATATTCAGAAAATATATATTAACATATGTATATGCTTATTTTGCTAAAAATCAATTTCAATATTAACAGGGTTAGAAATTTTAAAATATATAATATTTTGTTGAAAGTAAATGTATTTTATAAAATTTTGGATCACCTCTAGTCTAAGTAAAAATAAAAGGTATTAGCCTATCATGTTTGATTTATTGTTATTATAAAAATACTCATAATTATATATAACTATAAGTAAATTAACTAAACATAATCTTACATTTTCTTATTTAATATTAGAGAAACTTTAAATTACATATACAGATAACATATATTTTTGTATTTTAATTTTATTATTTAAAAAAAAAAAAAAAATTAAAATACAAAAATATATATGACTGATAATTGGAAAATTGTTCTGTCTTCTAACTTCTCTTTTTGTATACACTACCTATTTTTTTGTTATTTATATTCGAGATATATATATACACACACAATTAAATTATTATATATTATACAGTGTATACACACATGCAGTTTGATTATTATATAACATACACACATTCACACAATTTAATTATGATGCTTAACCTTATGTTTATAAAGTACCCGTCCTTAACCTACACAATTGTTTTTGCAAGTTCATTAGCTTTAGTATGTCGTATTATAGCCGCCATTTTTGCGTGGAGGATGATGAGGTCACAAGATGCATGTATAATTATAATTTAAAAAAAAAACAAACTTATAATTTATAAAAAAATAATTTTTTTTATAAAATTTGTTTTATAAGAAGTTATAGCACATAAAATATTTATAAAATATATAAACTAGAGCACATAGTTATTAACACTGAATGCAATGGATTAAAAATGCATAAATATTAGTGTTACTATAATCCATTGCATTCAGTGTTACTATAATTATGTGCTAAAAAGCATAAATATTAGAATTTTGTTCCTAAGAAAAGTGGAAGAAGATGAGATGAGACCAAACATAATTGAGTTCCACCGAAAAGTGTAAAGAGGGGCGGTGAAATTCTCAAATATGATCAAACAATTGTGTTTCTGAGTATGCAATCAATGATGGTTGGTCGGTCATACAAATATATATTTATATTCTTGGTAATTCAGTAAATTATTCACATATTAAAAAGAATCATTTGTACCTCACCTTTTCTATAATATTAAATACATGAAAAAGAATTGGGCCACTGAAGAAGCCGAAAGAGGTTAGATATAACCCACTCGCGGCCATTCTCTTCTTGTTTTCTCTTTAATAAAAAACTGAAACTATGTATATAACTATATTTTATCATAACAAATGTATTTAACCTTTTCTCAATTATCTTCAGTGGAGAATAATTCTTTTTACATGTTATATGTTTCGTCGTGTATTGAATAAACTGTCCCAAACTATAATTTATATACATATCCTCCAGAAAAGTTTTTCAAAGTGGGTATAAACTAAAATAAAGAGGATGAGAGATATTGTAAGACCTCCTAGGGTGAAGAAAAAACCATTTAAGAGATGGCATTTTAAGACAAACTTTAGGTGTGCATAAGAACTTTATTATTGGGAGCTTTTCATCCAGTTTTTTTCTTTTTGAGAAATTTCAAATTTTGCATAATAAGACACTCCAAAAATTATAATCAAATCTATATATTAAAACCAAAAATTGGATTCAGTCCAATTTGACAGCTGGTTTGATTCAGAACCGCAAGCTTACATGCCCACATTCACCTTGGCTGCAACTAAAATGTTATTTTGTGGAATAAAATTATTTAAAATACATTCCATAAAATTTCATAAAATATTTACCAATTACAATAAAATATTTTTAAAAACAATTCTACACGTTCCATTTTGGAAATAAAACAGAAAAAAAATATTTTGTAAAACCTATTTTCTTACTCAGGATTTTAAATCCTCGTGAATAAATAGAATGTATATAATTTACTAATATCATTTTTACATTTAATCCATCATTCCATTTTTCTATTTCACAAATAATCATCCTTATTATTCGGTATTCCTTATTGGAAAAACATGTTACAGCTATTGCCTTAAACTGTACCATAAGTATACGTAAGAATATATTATTTAAAAATTATTAAGATTAATTTTTTTTTTGGTCTAAATGTTAAAATATACAAATATTAAGATTTAATTGATTTCTAATATCTGATGTAGTCAATCATTTTCATATTATGAGGATATGTATTATGTAATTTTGATTTTAGAAACTAGTATTAATGTAGATACTCCCATGCATGCCGCATCCATAATAATATTCGTTCCCGAATACGTGGCCATAAATTTTCCCAAGGATTAAACTCAATTCAAAATTACACCAAACGATTAGTCTCATACTAGAGATAAACACCAGCAACCAAAAAGAATATTAGGAAAAAAAAAAAGAAATGGAAACCAAACAAAAAGCCGCGGTAAACTTTACCTACACTACACTTGTTTTTTTTTTTTTATCAAAACACTACACTTGTAACCGGGCCTCGTGGTCTGGTGGTAAAAGAACATCGGCTGAGGTGCCCGCCATCACGAGTTCGAGACCCGGCCACGGAATGACTTAAGCCCCCTGGTGGGTACAGACGCAGGCTGGTTCCGGATTCAGGGGGATTAGTCGGTTGGTCACGGCCGCCGGATCACCTCCTGATTAAAAAAAAAAAAAAAAAAAACACTACACTTGTTCAAATTAAAATAACATTAGGTTTCCACTTCCTATAGCCCACGACGTTGCAGTATATATATAAAGGAACCAGGCTTGTCTGCTTTTGATGCATTAACATTTCCAAGAAGCATTCTAAACTTAGTGAGTGCGACTCTCTTCTTACACACTTTTTGTCCAACATTCACCTCAAAATCACCAAAAATAAAAACATTTTCAATCCAATGAAAATGTTAATTTCTTCTTATACTCGCAACCAAATCCTTTGTTTCATCGCACTAATTATCACACTAACCTCTTTAACTGAATCCCGATACCATCACCACAAAGAGAAACACAAACACAATAGCCATAACCATCACTCTTCAAAACCAGAACCACCTTCTTCCTCAATCTCTCAGCCTCCTACTCCTCCTCCGGGCCCTGATGACTCGCCGTCACCGTCACTACCACCGTCACCTTCCGACGACCCTGAAGAAGACAACAATGGAGTCTACGACGTGAGAAAGTTCGGTGCGGTCGGAGATGGTGCCGCAGACGACACGGAAGCATTCAAAACGGCGTGGGACTCATCATGTAGCAACGGGAACGACACCGTTTCTGTTTTGCTTGTTCCTTACGGCTACACATTTATGATCCAGTCTACTATTTTTACCGGTCCTTGCCATTCTTACCAATTATTCCAAGTATTATTTCTCTTCCTAAAAAATCTAAACGTTTTGATATACTATAGACAATTATATCAAATGGGATTGGTTTTAATAACATTTTTATTGATATAGGTGGACGGGACCATTGTAACACCAGATGGACCTGAATCGTGGCCGAGCAATATAAGTAAAAGACAATGGCTTGTTTTCTATAGAGTCAACGGAATGGCTTTGAAAGGCGCCGGAGTTATAGATGGCCGGGGGCAGAAATGGTGGGATCTTCCCTGCAAACCTCACCGGGTAATTGACTAAAATAATTAGGACATCTTAAAACCATGTGGTCTTAAATATTGTACTATTCATTCATACTGTTTTAGGAAATTTTTCCAAGCATTTACACCAATTTACAGTTTATTTTAATTTTATTTATAAATGAATGTAAAACTCTACAATCATGGAAAGCTGACTCTATAAGTGAAATGGCATATATACAATATTTATAACTAATTATTTTGTTATTTTTCTACAGACTGTCAACAAATCTGCAATTGTTGCTGGCCCTTGCGACAGCCCCATTGTAAGTTCAACATAAAAATTTACGTACTAATTTACGACCCGATTTTTTAAATTGCTCTGGTAACTAATGAATTAAATGCATGCAGGCTTTGAGGTTCTTTATGAGTTCGAATCTAACGGTGGAAGGTCTACAAATAAAAAACAGCCCGCAGTTTCATTTCAGATTCGACGGTTGTCAAGGAGTTCACGTCGAGTCCCTTCACATCACTGCTCCGCCGTTAAGTCCCAACACTGACGGCATCCACATCGAAAACTCTAACTCCGTTACCATCTACAACTCGGTCATCTCCAACGGTAAAAAGACTTACATGTTATATATAGAGTGATTTACGCTTGGCAGTTTTAGACAATTTATTACACTTTATAAATGTAACTTTGTCAAAAAGAAAACTTTAGTTAGAAAAACAAACCGATAACCGGTTTATAAATGAAACTTTAAAAATACTAAAAAAACAAGCAAACCAAAAAGGTTCAAAAATGCGGTAGCGATCGAATAAATAAAATTTATTGTATTTGACATCGGCCAATAAAATATTTGGTTGATTAACGGATCAAATTGGCTGTGCAATATGTTTATGCGCCCTTAGATCAAACTTTATCAAAAAAGAAAAAAAACATATATAATATTTGGACAAATCCTTTCAAACTAAATATAAATTTACATAATACAACAAAATAAGTTAAGAAGAATAAATAGATTTCAACAAAAGTAAAGCGAAATGATTCTTGTCTGAACAATTAAAGTCATGCTTCCAATTTGCAGGAGATGATTGCGTGTCTATTGGTTCGGGATCCTACGATGTTGATATACGGAATCTTACCTGTGGACCCGGTGGCCATGGAATTAGGTTTGTTATCTCTCTTTAATTTGATTAATCTGATTAAAAACACTTGTTATGGCATAATAGATCCCAACCAATAACTATTTACTAAAACGTCATTATATACTAAATTTTTAGTATTGGAAGTTTGGGCAATCACAACTCACATGCATGCGTCTCAAACATAACCGTCAGAGACTCGGTCATAAAGTACTCCAACAATGGAGTTCGGATCAAAACATGGCAAGGTGGATTCGGTTCGGTCTCAGGCGTGACGTTCAACAACATCCACGTGGAGTCAGTCCGTAACCCAATAATCATTGACCAATACTATTGCATGACCAAAGACTGTGCCAATAAAACATCTGCCGTTTTCGTATCTGATATTACATACCAAGGCATCAAAGGAACTTATGATATTCGAAGTCCTCCAATGCATTTTGGATGCAGCGATGCAGTTCCATGCACGAATCTAACTCTTTCGGGTATCGAGTTGCTTCCAGCAAAAGGCGAAATCGTTGTGGATCCATTTTGTTGGAATGCTTATGGAATTGTGGAAGAGCTTTCGATTCCTCCGGTTTGGTGTCTCATGTCCGATCCTCCCACGGCGTTGCAAGGTGCTCTTGTTAACAAGTGTGGTTCACCGTGATTTGCATAATCGGATCAATAATTGATCAGTTAGGCTATATTCTAAACTCTTACGTGATTTTAGAGGGAAATGTATATAAGTGTGAGGAGAATCATTTTCTTGATTCTTCGTTGAGGAGTGGCACATTTTATTTGCCTCTCCAAGTATTTTTAAATCGTGTTTAATTTTCATTTGATGATTTTTGTAATGTGTGTTTAACTATTGATGGCGTGATATGATTTATATAAAAATAAGATTGTGTTTTATCTACGATGTTATACATCCCTATACGGACAGTTCTTTTTTTTTCCGTGAGTGAGTATATATATAATTTTTTGGTGTGCAATTTAATTATGTGAGACAATTTTCAAAAAAAAAAAATTTAATTATGTGACAGGATATATAAAGTAGTGGATTTAACTGAGTAGAAAGTCGAAAGAATATTCCAACTTTTTGATGTTGTCTTGGTCTCTTCTCTTGGTAGGTCGAACTAATAATATCGTATATATTTCTCAAAAAGTAATACTGAAAATGCACTATGTTCATCGATCTCTCGACGTGTAGCTTTCGTAGTCAAGAATGTGTATCTAGTTAATCGTTAATCAATTAATCACATAATGAATGATAAAGGAAAATCAAACGGTTTAAAATTTTGTTTTTGATCGATGACGCATATATTTATCTATCATTATTATTTGACATACATTGTTAAATTTGACGAATTCCGCATTTTGCAAACTAAAATAGAATAATCTCATATACAAAACGATAGCTATCTAGTTTCAGTGGGCAAAACCTTTTTTTAAAACACTTTAAACCCGAACAGTCTTTATTTATGTGTTTTGGTCCACGCGACTTCCAGAACTTTAATATCTCCCTTCTAGCCAAGACCAGCTGGAGACTCTTGCAGAACCCGAACGGTCTTTTGGGGAGAGTTCTGTTTGGGAAGTACTGTCCTGATACCAACTTCCTCCTAGCTTCGAGCTCTAGCGCTATGCCTCATGGATGGAGAAGCATTCTTTTGGGAAGGGACCTTCGCTTGAAGAATTTGGGATGGATCGTTGGGGACGGAAGCTCGATCAATATCTGGAACGACCCTTGGCTGAGCCTGAATGTACAAATGAGACCAATGGGACCATCAGGAGAAGAGCACATGCTCCTCACGGTTGCAGATCTTTTGATCCCTGAGACACGAGAATGGGACATACAGAGAATCAACCTGATCTTACCAGACTACAAAGACTTGATCACGAACCTCAAACCAAGCCGCACCGGGGCTCCGGACAAACTTATCTGGCTGGGAACAAAATCCGGCGATTACACCACCAAGTCAGGGTACTATACTACGGTTAATGGAGAGGAGTTGTTTGCTAGAAACCAGGGTGGTGCGAACTTCAAATGGAGCACTAATGTATGGAACTTGCCATGTGCACCAAAAGTGAAACTGTTCTCATGGAAACTACTCAAAGGAGCACTGCCGGTTGGCGAACAGCTACTAGAGAGACACATTGTTGTTGACCCCCTTTGTAAGAGGTGCGGCTGCTCAGAATCTATTACTCATCTCTTCTTCCAGTGTAGGTTTGCACAGCAAGTCTGGCAACTAGCCCCTTTCACGTCCGAACTGGATTTCAGAGGAATGATAGATTTAATGTCTAGCTGGACCTCTTTCTGTGCGAAACAATGTCTCCCCCCTGCAGGTATAACGTCGGGCTCTCTATTTCCTTGGATCCTATGGATGCTGTGGAAAGCTCGAAACAACTTTGTCTTTGATGGCCACTCTGCCTCCCTAGAAACTACATTGTCCTCTGCCATTGCACTAGCACGTGAATGGTCAAGGGAAGTGAAGAAGGAACCAGCGCGTCACCTCCACAAGCCCACACAGGGCAAGGCTCCTCCAGCGGGCGCAGTGGTTGTTCGATCTGATGCGGCATGGTCCAGCGCAAACAATTCAGCCGGCTTGGGATGGGTTATCCTCTTTAGCTCTGGTAACCAATCCTTCAAAGCAAAGACAAGGTGTGTGGGATCTCTGCTCATAGCTGAGAGTCTTGCTCTCCGCGAAGCAATCATCACCTGTCAAAATCTGCAAATCAAGACGGTTCTCTTTGAATCTGATGCCTCTCAACTTGTTAAATCTATCACCGACGGCCACTGCCCTACCGAGCTCTATGGGGTGGTCTCAGATATCTTGTTTTATGCTTCTGCATTTGAGTTTGTCAATTTTTCTTGGATTCCCCGAGAAAGAAATGTAATAGCTGATAGGTTGGCAAAGGATGCCCTGCTTGTATCCGAAACATTGTTTGTTGGGGATGCTTTTACTGCCCCCAATTAACCACCTAATCAATTAAATTCGTGTTCAAAAAAAAAAATTAAACACTTTAAACCACTGGGCAGTGAGCAAAACCTTTATTTATGTGTTTTGGTCCACCAAAGGGGAAGCTCGCGCTTTCCCGCCTACTTCCCACGACCTCTCTCCTTGGTCTGCTAGTCTGTTTGCTTGTACATCCTCTAACTGTTTTGTTGTAACCTAGCTTATCATGTTTCACTGGCACACCGGAGTTGTAAGTTCCGTTTATCCCCTTTTCGGGTTGAAGATAATGAATATTTTTAATTTTTAAAAAAAAATTAAAGTAGAGAACATAGGTTTGCTTCAAATAACAAGAAGGTACAGAACGAATTATCAAGACAAAGTGTGAAACAAAATTCCAGGAATATTTGTAGGTTAATAGTACAACCTGCCATTTTCCCCTTTTAACCAGAAATTTTCCTTTTTTAACCAGAAAACATTTTTTCTTTTTCTTTTCCAACAAAATTTCCTTTGACGATTAATAATTCTGTGTCGAGATCCTTTTTACTTTTGGACTTCTAAAGGTTTTTGTTTGTTTGTTAAGACTTCTAAAGTTGATAACTTATGATCAACTTGTTTAAAGTTTAACTGGTTCACCTCCGCACGCGCAGCCACTTGATCACATATATCTTCATTTATACACAAATATAAACGTATGCATGCAACATTGCGATATCAGATTATTTTTAATTTGATCTGAATTTTACGAGACAGCTTAAATTTGAATACGAG
Proteins encoded:
- the LOC106310064 gene encoding polygalacturonase At1g48100-like, giving the protein MKMLISSYTRNQILCFIALIITLTSLTESRYHHHKEKHKHNSHNHHSSKPEPPSSSISQPPTPPPGPDDSPSPSLPPSPSDDPEEDNNGVYDVRKFGAVGDGAADDTEAFKTAWDSSCSNGNDTVSVLLVPYGYTFMIQSTIFTGPCHSYQLFQVDGTIVTPDGPESWPSNISKRQWLVFYRVNGMALKGAGVIDGRGQKWWDLPCKPHRTVNKSAIVAGPCDSPIALRFFMSSNLTVEGLQIKNSPQFHFRFDGCQGVHVESLHITAPPLSPNTDGIHIENSNSVTIYNSVISNGDDCVSIGSGSYDVDIRNLTCGPGGHGISIGSLGNHNSHACVSNITVRDSVIKYSNNGVRIKTWQGGFGSVSGVTFNNIHVESVRNPIIIDQYYCMTKDCANKTSAVFVSDITYQGIKGTYDIRSPPMHFGCSDAVPCTNLTLSGIELLPAKGEIVVDPFCWNAYGIVEELSIPPVWCLMSDPPTALQGALVNKCGSP